GCGCGCACAAGAACGTAATGGGACAGCGATGGCGGGCGCCGGAACCGGGCACCTTCCTCATGTCCAACGGCCTTTCTTCCATGGGTTACGGGGTAGGCGCGGCCATGGGCGCGGCCATGGCCCTGCCCGACCGCCCGGTGGCGGCGGTGACCGGTGACGGCGCCTTCGCCATGATGGTCCAGGAACTCGAGACGATCAGGCGCACCGGCATCGCGCCGTTGATCGTCGTCCTGTACGACGCGTCGCTGGCGGTCATCAAGATCGCCCAGCAGGCCAGGGAACTCCCCGTGACCGGGGTCGACTTCGCGCCGGTGGAGTGGGTGAAGGTCGCCGAAGGATTCGGAATCCCCGCGGAGGACGTAAGCACCCCGGACGAAACCCGCGACGCCGTTGCGCGGTGGGTGCGTCGGCGGGATGCGCGGGTCCTGGTCGCCCGGGTGGACGAACGGCTCTACACGGGGTTGAAGTACTGATTTTCCGGGTTCCAGGGAGGATTCGTTAGCTAGCACTGCGGTACGGAAAGCTATCCGCGGCGCAGCGAAAAAAAGCGTGGCGCTGAAGCGCCTCGTCGGTATATTGAACCCGCCTTTAACGGACCCGGTCCACCTCCGGCCCGGACCAACGTCTCACTACCCACCGTACGCCAGGAGAGAAACTGCATCTATGGGGGGCGACTTTACCCTGTATCTGGCCGTAGCGCTCGGGCTGTACATGGCCTTCTCCATCGGCGCGAACGACGTGGCCAACGCCATGGGTACGTCGGTGGGGTCCAAGGCGCTCACGATCAAGCAGGCCATCCTGATCGCCGGCGTGCTCGAATTCCTCGGGGCCTTCCTGGTGGGAGGCCAGGTCACCAAAACCGTTCGGGGAGGCATACTGGACCCCCAGATTTCGGCGGCTGCGCCGGAGCTCATCGTGTACGGCATGCTCGCGGCGCTCATGGCCGCGGGTACCTGGCTCGTAGTCGCTTCCCGGTTGGGCTGGCCCGTGTCGACCACTCATTCGATCGTGGGAGCCATCGCGGGCTTCGGCATCGTCGCCTTCGGCTTCAACGTCGTACAGTGGGACCAATTAACGCAAATCGTCGCCTCCTGGGTCGTCTCGCCGCTGCTGTGCGGCATACTGGCCTACCTGATCTTCAGCGCGATCAAATGGACGATCCTCCGCCACTCGGATCCCGTGCGGCGGACCCGGAAATGGGCGCCGCTCTATATTTTCAGCGTCGTCGTCGTGATTTCACTCGTCACCCTGTTCAAGGGACTGCAGAACGTCGACCTGGATCTCACGCTCGCCGAGTCGCTCCTCTGGTCCGGCGTCCTGGGCATCTTCGCGGTAATCGCCGGCCACTTCCTGCTCGGGATGATCGGTAACCGGTCGGGGACCGAAGCTATGGACACATCGTCCGGTGACGGCCAGATGGCCATCGTCGAGAAGATGTTCGGCGTGCTCCAGATCATGAGCGCCTGCGCCGTGGCCTTCGCCCACGGCTCCAACGACGTGGCGAACGCCATCGGACCGCTGGCGGCCGTGGTGAATATCAGCCAGTCCGGCGTGGTCAACCCGGAGTCTCCGGTGCCCAGTTGGCTCCTCTTGGTCGGCGGCATCGGCATCGTCATCGGCCTGGCGACCATGGGCTACCGCGTCATGGCGACCATCGGCACCAAGATCACGGAGCTGACGCCCACCCGGGGATACTCGGCCGAATTTGCCGCGGCCATTACCATCGTCCTGGCCAGCCGCCTCGGACTGCCCATCTCGACGACCCAGACCCTGGTCGGCGGGGTCATGGGCGTGGGACTCGCCCAGGGCGTCAAGGCCCTGGACCTGAGCATCCTGGGCCGGATCGCGGCTTCCTGGATCATCACCGTACCCGTCGGCGCCCTGCTGGCGATAATCTTCTTCTACGTTTTCCGGGCCATACTTTAAACCTGCGGACGGCCTGGACGACCGGCCCGGACGGTCTGGATGACGCCGCATGAACGAACCCCCGCTGGACGCCGTCGACCCTGAAGAAATCCAACCGCGGCCGCGACTCGCGTTCACCCTCGCTTCCACCGCGCTGGTACTGGGCGCCTACCTGATGCTGCAGGTCGCTGTGACGGTCGTCCTCATAGCCGTGCTGGACCTGGATCCGACGGAACGCATGGGCGACCTGATCGCCGTGGGCGTAATCCTCTCCGCCATACCCTGTACATTCCTCCTGCTGCTCATCCTGGACCGCCCCGGCCGCGCGCGTGGCATGGACCCGCGAACCTGGCTGGCGCTCCAACCGGTCCGGGATTCCACCGTGCTCGCCTGGGTGGTATTCGCCTTCGTGCTGCTTCAGCTTGCCGACCTGATCACCGTGGAATTCGGACGGTCGCCGGTACCGCCGGTCATGGAGTCGGTCATCGAAACGACCCGGTATACGGCGCTGCTCTGGTTCGCGCTCGTGATCGCCGCGCCGGTCTTCGAAGAAGCGCTGTTCAGGGGGTTTCTCTACACGGGGCTGCGCCGGACGAAGTTAGGCGCCGGGGGAACGATCGTTGTCACCACGCTGCTCTGGACAATGCTGCACGCCGCCCAGTACGACCAGTTCTTCCTGACGCTGATCGCCCTGATCGGCATCCTGCTCGGGATCGCCCGCGAGTATACTGGTTCGCTGTACGTCCCCCTCGCCATCCACGGGGTGAACAACCTGCTCAGTACCCTTCAGATGACGGAAGAAAGAGACGCGCTCGTCAACGCGTTATTTTAGAGATGATGCGTTTCGTTTGGTAGAGGTGGGGATTCCGCGGCGTACGGACCTGCCTGGCCAGGACTAACCTGGTCCCGCTCGGCCTGACCCGGCCCCGCTCGGCCTGGTCCCGCCCGGCCTGACCTGGTTCAACCTGACCTGGTTCAGCCTCAGACGCCGAGGGCTTTCTTGTTCTCGGGAGTCAGCCTGGTCAGCGTGCGCTTGAACTTGTAGTGGCCCTCTTCGGACTTGACGGGTTTGACCAGCAGTACGGTCTGGGCTTCGTCTTCCTGGTTCTTATCGCTTCCCTTGGCCATCTTGGCCGCAAAGCTCCTGTCCTTAGCCATTTCCGTTTCCTCCTTGAAGGTGAATTCCTGTTTCGTTACAGTGCGGCCGCGATCGGCTCGTTGGTCTTCTAAACGCGTCCAATCTAACGATTCTGCTTGACAAATGCAATAAAAAACATCAAGATCAAAGTAACTGTCATCGGAACCTGTCTGCGATTCCGGCGTGCGTGGGTGCACCGGAAGCCCGCAAATCGCCGGTTCGGGGCGATATACTTGAACCATAAGCCCTGCCGCGAGAGGAGACAACATGGATCTGTAGGGATAAGCCATGTAACCGCTGTACTTACGTGTGCAATCGTATGGTTAATCGAGAAGCATCGTCCAGAACCCCCTTAAGTGTTCATGCATCTTCGCGATGACTGCGCAGTATGCACGAAGGGGGATGGGGGATACAATGATCAGGATTTCCGGCAACAAACCAGCGACGTTCGTACTGCGCTCCATCGCGCTGTTTTGCTTCATGGCGGCATTCCTCATGGTCACCGCGCAGCAGACCCTGGCGCAGGAGTCCGCCGAAGAGACGGCAACCGGTGAAGAACAGTCGACTTCGGCCGAACAGCAATTGCCCGAATTGCCCATCGTGCTGGAAGAGGAACTGGAAAGCATGACGGTGGTCGGAGCGCGGACACAGCCCCGGACCATCACCGAGTCCACCGTACCCATCGACGTGATTCAGGTCGAGGAATTCATCCAGCAGGGCGGTTCGGACCTGGCCGACCTGATGCGGAACGTCGTTCCCTCCTACAACGTCAATACCCAGCCGATCAGCGACGCGGGCACGATCGTCCGGCCCGCCAACCTGCGCAGCCTGGCGCCCGACCAGGTGCTGGTCCTGGTCAACGGCAAGCGCCGGCACCGCGGCGCCGTGATCAACTGGTATGCAAACGCCGTGGCCGAAGGCGCGCAGGGCCCCGACCTGGCGGCGATTCCATCCATTGCGCTCGAAAGAGTGGAAGTACTGCGGGACGGCGCCTCGGCGCAGTACGGTTCCGATGCCATCGCGGGGGTGCTGAACTTCCAGCTCAAGAACAATTACGACGGATTCAACCTGGAGACCAAGGTCGGCAGCTTCCAGGACGGTTCCGGCAGGTTTCTCGGCGACGGGGAGCTTTTCCTGATCGCGGGTAATGTGGGGGTGGGCCACGAAGACGCGTGGCTCAGCCTCAGCGCGGAATACGGCAACTCCAGCGAATCGGTCCGTTCGGTGCAGACGGCTTCCGGCCGAGCCCTGATCGCGGCCGGCAATCTCGAAATCGCCAATCCCGAGACCTTCTGGGGCCAGCCCTTCGTTCGGGACGACCTGAAGATCTTCGCAAACTTCGGCGCGGCGATCGGGGATGACCTCGAATTCTTCGGCCACGCCAACTACGCCAGCAAGGAAGTCGACGGCGGTTTCTACTTCCGGAATCCGCACACCCGCGGCGGCGTGTACCAGGGCCCCGTGGTGACCATCGACGGCGTGGACCGGGCTACACTGCTGGTCGGCGACCTGGACGGCTTGGGCCAGGGCAGTGAATGCGCACCGGTGCCCATCATCAACGACCGGCCGGACCAGGAAGCCTGGCTGCGGGTTCGCGACGATCCCAACTGCTTCTCGTTCCTGAAGATGTTTCCCGGAGGGTTCACACCCCGTTTCGGCGCTTTCGCGTCGGACGAGTCCGTGGTGCTTGGCATCAGGGGACGGGCGGCGACATTGCTGCGCTGGGAACTGAGCGCGGCGTACGGACGCAACGAGGCCGACTACTTCATTTACAATACGGTTAACGCCTCCATGGGTCCCGACACTCCGACCTATTTCGATCCGGGCTCCTACGTCCAGTCCGAAGTCAACCTGAACTTCGACATGACCTACCCGGTCGGCAACAACCTGGTCCTGGCTGCCGGCCTCGAACGACGGACCGAGACCTTCGAACTGGTCGAAGGTCAGATCGAGTCCTACCTGATCGGCCAGCCGCTCGCCAGCCAGGGGTTCACGCCGGCTACCAATGGTTTCGCGGGATTCAGCAAGGTCGCCGCGGGTTCATGGGACCGTTCCAACAACGCGGTCTACCTGGAAGGCGGACTCACGCCCACGGACCGTTGGCTGCTCGACCTGGCCGTGCGTGCCGAAGATTTCGAAGATTTCGGTACGACCACCAACTACAAGGTGGCCACGAACTTCAGCTTGACCGACGAAGTGAAACTACGCGGCAGCGCCAGCACGGGTTTCAGGGCGCCGACGCCCGGCCAGCAGAACGCCTTCAACATCACGACGGAGTTCGACCTGGAACTGAACGACCTGGTGAACAACGGTACGGTGCCTTCCAACAGCCGCGCGGCCGAGTTGAAGGGCGGCAAGCCGCTCGACGCGGAGAAATCCGTGAATATCTCCGCGGGCCTCGTCTTCGATCTGGGCACCGTGAGCGCCACCATCGATTATTTCGATATCCGGGTGCGCGATCGGCTGACGGTCTCCCAGAATTTCGAGCTCACCGACGAGGAGAGAGCCCAGTTGATCGCCGAAGGCATCACCAGCGCGGCGGGGCTGCAGGGCTTTCAGTTCTTCACCAACGACTTCGACTCCGCCAACCGGGGTATCGATGTGGTGATATCGGCGCCGGTGGGGACGGGCACGATGAGCCTGGCCTACAACTACACGAGCTCCGAAGTCACCGATCATAATCCGGAAATCCTGGATGCCACGCAGATCAAGGCGCTGGAGGAGGGACTCCCCAGGCAACGCGGCAATCTGACCCTGACCCAGCCCCTGGCCGATAACTGGAACGCCCTGGGGCGGGCCAGTTACTTCGGTTCCTGGTACGATTTTCGCGATGGCGAGACCTATGACGGCAAGGTCCTGGTGGATCTGGAAAGTACCATCAGGTTCAACGACGACCGGTCCAGGATAACGGTTGGCGCGCAGAACATCCTGAACACCTATCCGGACGAGAATCCCCATGCAGCCGGTGGCCCCTCGGGCGGACCCGGCAACAAGTACAGCCAGTACAGTCCGTTCGGCTTCGGCGGCGCATTCTGGTACGTCAAGTATGGCTTCTCGCTCTAGGTAGGGTTTGTCGCGCTGAGTACGGCTCGAATACGCCCCGGGACCCTCAAGGTTCCGGGGCGTTTCTTTTTTTGCCAGGTGGCCGGGGATGACTATTCAATAGACAATGGGGGCCTCCCGCCGTATCTTGATCCGGCCCATACGTGATAACCGGAGTGGCTGCATGACTGCGCAAATGACACGGCGAAAAACCAAAAACCAGGCCGATCGGAAGACGAAAGGCGGGAAGCCCGAAGGCAGGAAGCCCGAAGGCAGGAAACCCGATGGCAGGAAACCCGAGCTGAGAGGCCTTACCCTGCCCGAGATCTCGCGGATCGTCGCCGAGATGAACGAACCGGCGTACCGGGCCGGGCAGATCGCCTCGTGGGTATACAAGAAGGCCGCGGGTTCTTTCGACGAGATGACCAACCTGTCCAAGTCGCTACGGACCGAACTGGCCGACCGTGCGTGCCTGAACCCCCTGACCCCCATCCGGAAGTCGAAGTCCCGTCACGGACCGACCACGAAGTACCTGTTCGAACTCCAGGACGGCCAGAAGGTGGAAACGGTGCTGATCGGCGGGTCGCGGCGCAACACGCTCTGCATCTCCACGCAGGTGGGATGCGCCATCGGCTGCCGGTTCTGCGCGAGTGGGCTCGAGGGCCTCGTGCGAAACATGACGTCGGCCGAAATCGTCGACCAGGTCGTGCAGGTAAAGAAGCAGGTCATGCTGGCCGGCGATGACCGCCCCATCAACAACATCGTCGTCATGGGCATGGGGGAGCCGCTGGCGAATTACCGCCCGGTGCTCAGGGCCGTACGGATCATCAACGCCGACTGGGGGCTCGGTATCGGCGCCCGCAAGATCACGTTGTCCACCAGCGGACTGGTACCGAAGATCTACCAACTGGCCGAAGAGAAGATCCAGTTCGAGCTGTCCGTTTCACTCCACGCCGCCGACGACCGGACGCGGACCTCGATCGTCCCGATCAACCGGCGCTATCCGCTCAAGCAGCTCATGAGGGCCTGCCGCCATTACACCGGGACCACCGACCGCATCATTACCTACGAATATGTCCTGCTCAAGGGCGTGAACGACCGGTTCCAGGACGCGGAGAATCTCGTAAAGCTGTTGAAAAAGGATAAGTGCAAGCTTAACCTCATTCCCTATAACCCGGTACAGGGCCTGCCCTACGAAACGCCCGACGAACACCGGCGTACGGCCTTCGCGGATGCGTTGCGGGCGGGCGGACTGCAGTTGACCATTCGCCGGGAGCGCGGACGGGACATCGACGCGGCGTGCGGGCAACTGCGCCTCGCCGAATCCCGCAGGAGCCGCTGACGGCCTGGCGGACCTGGCGGACCTGGCGGACCAGGCGTACCAGGCGTACCAGGCGGACCGGGCGGACCAGGCGGGCCGGAGAATCACCATGGATCATGCATCGTCACCCCGGATCCTCGTGGTGCGGCCCGACCGGATCGGGGACGTGGTGCTCTCCCTGCCGGTGCTGGACGCCCTTCGGCATCGCTGGCCAAAGGCCTACCTGGCCATGTTGGCGCGTCCCTACACCCGGGACGTACTCGAGCGAAATCCCTGCCTGGACGCCATATTCGAAGACGATCCGGAGTCTGTTCACCGTGGTCCGGCGGGTTTTTTAAGGCAGGTGCGGCGACTGCGCGCCCAGGCCTTCGACACCGCCCTGGTGCTCATGCCGACCATGCGTCATGTGTGGATGATATGCCTGGCGGGCATTCCCCGGCGCATCAGCGTGGGACGGAAGGTCTACCACGCGCTCACCCGCACCCGGTCCCTCAGCCGCCACCGCTATATACCGCTCCGCCACGAATCCGACTTCTGCCTGGACCTGGCCCGGATCATCGATGCCCGGGAACCCGGGAACCGGCCGCTGATCGAATTGAAGGAGAAGGAGCGTCAGGGGGCCCGCGCGGTCCTGGCCCGGTCACACGGACGGCCGGTCATCGGCATCCATCCCGGCAACGGGCGCAACGCGCCGAACTGGACGGTCGAGCGTTACGCGGCACTTGCGAGGACCCTGCAGGATCGCCACGGCGCGAAGATCGTCGTGACCGGGAGCGCGGAGGAGGAGCATCTCGCCGAAGCGATTGTGTCCCCCCTGGACGGACCCGCCCTTTCGCTGGCGGGGCGGCTGACACTGGGCGAGCTCATCGCGGTAATCGGTGAACTGGACCTCCTGGTGAGCAGCAGCACGGGGCCCATGCACCTGGCCGGGGCGCTGGGCGTTCCGACGGTGTCCGTCTTCTGTCCCCTGCCCGCCAGGTCGCCCGAACGGTGGCGGCCGCTGGGCGGCCGGGACCGCAACCTCCTGCCGCCGGAGGGACAATGCCCGACCTGCGACCGCGGCCCCTTCTGCGAGCTGTCCGGCATCACCGTGGACATGGTCGGGGAGGCCGTTGGGGAGCAATTGGCCCGCGGATGTGCGAAACGATGACCGTCTCTGACACGCCATCCCGCATCCTCGTCATCCGGTTCAGCTCAATGGGCGATATCGTGCTGACCTCGCCGGTCACACGACAGTTGGACCGGCTCTTTCCGGATGCGGAGATCGACTTCCTCACGCGCAGTGAATACGCTCCCCTGGCCCGCGCGCTCCCCGGGGTCGCCGAAGTGCAGCGCTTCGATCCAGGCACCGGCCTCTTGAGCCTCGTCTCCCGCCTGCGCGAAAGACGCTACGACCTGGCGATCGACCTGCACGGGAACCTGCGCAGCAGACTCGTTGCCATGACGGGCATCGCGAGGCGAGTGCTTCGTTACGACAAACGCCGGTTCGCCCGGATGGCCATCGTCAGGAGGCGAAGGCGGTCCAGGCCCGTACCTCATACGATCGACTGTTATCTGGAAGTGCTCGACCGGTTCGAAGCAAGCGCCGCACCTGGCCTGGAAGGCGCACAAAACGCAGCGGAGAAGAGGCTGCCGCAACTGAAAGTCGACGAAGCGTCGGCGGCCATGGTGGAGGAACGACTGGCCGGTGCCGGCATCGGGCCGGATGTCCGTATACTCGGCGTAGCGCCGGGGGCCTCCCATGGTCCGAAACGCTGGCCGCCGGAGCGGTTTGCCCGGGTAGCGGACCACATGGCGGAATCCCGCGACATGAAGATACTGCTGCTGGGCAGCGAGGCGGACCGGCCGGTCACCGGCGAGGTGGTCCATGCCATGGAGCGTCCGGCCGTGGACTGGACCGGGGCGACCGATCTCGCGATGCTGCCCGCGGCCGTGCGGCGGTGCGCGCTCCTGGTCAGCAACGATTCCGGCCCAATGCACGTGTCCACGGCCGTGGGCACACCCGTGATCGGCGTATTCGGCGCCACCCATCCCCGCCTGGGGTTCGCGCCGGTCGGACCGGCGGACGCCGCCATAACGCTCGACCTGCCGTGCAGCCCCTGCAGCCTGCACGGGAACCGGGCCTGCCGGTTTCACACGCACGCGTGCATGGTTGATCTCGATCCCTCGCGCGTAATTGCCGAGGCGGAGCGCCGGGTACCGGTTTAGCGGAAATAACGCAGGTTGACCGGCGGCTGCGGTGCAGAATTACTCGTCGGCGCCGTATTCGAGGAGCGAGAATACGGGACGCTCACCCAGCTTTTTCCGGCCGTCCAGGAAGGATAGTTCGATCAGGAACCCTACGCCGGCCACGACCCCGCCCGCGTCTTCGACCAGCTGACACGCCGCCGTCGCGGTCCCCCCCGTGGCCAGCAGGTCGTCCACGATGAGCACGCGGTCTCCGGGCCTCACGGCATCCAGGTGCATTTCCAACGCGTCCGTGCCGTATTCCAGTTCGAATTCGATCCGCCGCGTCTCCGCCGGGAGCTTGCCGGGCTTGCGCAAGGGAACGACTCCCTTTCCCATGTGGTAGGCGAGCACCGGCGCCAGGATGAACCCCCGGGCCTCGATTCCGGCCACGAGATCGATGGAACGCTCCGCGTATTCATCGACGAAACGATCCACGGCCTTGCGAAAGGCGGCGGGATCCTTGAAGAGCGTGGTCACGTCTTTGAAGTTGATGCCGGGAATGGGAAAGTCCGGCACGTTGCGGATCTTCTGTTTCAGGACGTCCAATTCACACCTCGATTCAGATACCTTCGAAACCCGATGCGGTGCAGACCGCGCAGGTCACTGTTCGAATTCACGTATCCAGTTCTGCACGATGGTGAGGGAAGGGCGGGCTTCTTCCGCGTTGGCGGCGATGATGAACGATTCCCCTCCCCTGTACACTTCGTAACCGGGAAACCGCAGGTCGTCGGCGCCGACCGGGACGCCTTCGAAGAGCGTTTCGGGACGGCCAAACCGGAAACCCTGGCCTTCCACCACGGGTACAGCTATCAGCCTGTTGCCCTCAACGAAATACAACATATCGCCCGACGGGCTCCAGCGGGGCGTCCATCCACTGATTGACGAAACCTGCCATCGTCCCGTACTCGTGGGAAACCGGGTCACGAAAACCTGCCAGCCGGCCCCCTGGTTCGATACGTAGGCCAGGTAGCGGTTGTCCGGCGAAAGGGCGGCCTGAACCACGCGTCCCTGGTCAGCCACGAGCACCTGGGATTCGGCGCCTTCTTCCGTTGAAACATACCGAACCTGCCCCTGGTGGAAATAAACGAGAAACCGGCCGTCACTGGAGAGCATGGGTCCCCGACCCCTCAGCGAATCGGCGGAAAAGACCGTCATTTCGTCCAGGACGTCGAGATCCAAGCGCATGAAAAGGGCATTCTCCCTCGAACGCCCGGGGTTTACGGCCGGGGTAACCGTGAACACGATCGAGCCGCCGTCCGGTGTGAAGCTCGGTCTGCTGTAGTTCAGATCCGCGAAGGTAAGCCGGGTACCGATACCGCTATCGAGCTCGTACAGCCACAGCGCGGACTGTCCCCCTTCCTCCCTTTCCACTATGACCTGGTCTTCAGTGGGGGAAAGGACCAGTTCTCTGATCTCTTCCATGGGCTCGCTGATGATCCGGTCGATCCGGCCGCGACGATCCACCAGGGCGAGGTGCTTGGGTGACTGGTAGGTTTTCCGGTAAACCATGATCCCGTCGTCGGATACGCTCAGCGAATTAACGTGCCGGGCAACCAGAAAAGCCTCGCCCGTCATTTCACCGGATCCCGGCGAAAAGGGAACGGCCCAGAGGTCATCCTCGGGATGGGTCGTGGTCTCCCGGTAGTACAGGAGGTGACCCGACGCATATCCCGCAACGGCGAGAAAGTCGCCCTCCAGGGACAGTATGCGGCGGCCGGACCGGGACGGACTGGGCGGTCCGGGGAACTCCACGGCAATGCGGGAGGCCGTGATCCGGGCCATCGAGATCATCATACTCAGATCCCCATTCCCCCGGTACTTTTCGCTGAGGTCGGCGATCACCTGCGGATCGCCCGAGGACGAGACCACGGTGTACAGACGCAGGCCGTACTCGGACAGGACGAGAGGGGAAATCAACGCCCTTTCGTCATTCGTCCCGTCCGGTTCCAGCAACAGGGCCAGGTCACCCCCGTTTTCGGATACGGCGAATATCCCGCCGCCGGGCCTTACGCCGGCCGTGCTGAAGAGTATCTGGCCGTCACCGCCCCAGGAGATCCCCATGAGACCCCGTTCCGGCAGATCGCAGAGATGTATCTGACCGCCCCCGTCCGCCGCGACCTTCCAGAGCGACCGTCTGGCAACGTATCCGATATGGCGGCTGTCGGGTGACCAGAATACCCTTTCGATATCCTCCGTTCCGGGAATCGCCCGACCCTCGTCCTGGTCAAGAAATCGTACCCAGAGGTGGTTTTCGTGGACATAGGCGAGCATCGAACCATCCGGCGAGATGGCCGCGTTGTCGCGGCCCAGGTTGTCCATGCCCATCTGGAATTTGCGCAGCGTCGCGCCGGGATTCTCATTCACCGTACCCATTAGCGCCGCGGCGATCAGCGACCCGGCGACCAGGCAGGCGGCGCAGACACCGAGCACGACTGGATTCCGCAGGAGGGTAAGGGCGGACCCCGGCTGCGATACGCCGCCGGCCGTACCGGCCGCCGGCCCCGCCTCGTGTTCGTTCCGGCTGTCGGACAGGTCATGGCACACGTCGAGCACGGACTGGTAGCGGGACCTGGGTTCCTTGCCCATGCAGCGCCGGACGACCCGGTTCAGTAGGGGAGGCACCTTACTGTTCGCCGCGCTCACCGGTTCCGGGTCATCCTTCAGGGTACTGCTGATGACGGACACGTAGTTATCACCCGTGAAGGGCCGGACGCCCGTCAGCGCCTCGTACATCATGACGCCCAGGCTGAAAATATCGCTCCGGTGATCGCCGTTGTTGCCAGTCGCCTGTTCGGGCGACATGTACGCCGGCGTGCCCAGTACCGTGCCGGCCTGGGTGAGACTCATCGTGGGCCCGGCGCCATCGGTTTCGTCGGAAGGCCCGGAGACGACCCGGGCCAGGCCGAAGTCCAGGACCTTGGGGACGCCGTCGTCGGAAATCATGACGTTCGCAGGCTTCAGGTCCCGGTGCACCACACCCCGCTCGTGGGCGTGGTCCAGGGCCTCCACGATGGGCATGAACCAGTCGTAGAAGGATGCCAGCGGGAGGAGCGTACCGGACAGGTGCTCGTGGAGCGGCCGGCCGGAAACGTATTCCATGGTGATGAAGTACACGGTGGCGGAACCGCCCGGCTCGCCCGGTCCGCCCGTCCGCGCTTCCTCGATGGCGTACACCTGGGCGATATTCGGGTGGTTCAGCTTGGCGGCCGCCTCCGCCTCGATCCGGAAACGCTGGAGCAGCGCGGGGTCGCGGGACAGGTCCTCCGGCAGCACCTTCAGGGCAACCCGCCGCTTCAGACGGGTGTCCTCGGCCAGGTAGACCTCACCCATGCCTCCTCGTCCGAGCGTGCGTTCGATGCGGTAATGGAGGACGGCGTCGCCCTGTTGCATGCGCTTACTCCATGGCGATAGATAGTCCAGCTGCCGATCGCTAGTCCAGCTCGTCCAGGCGCACGGGCCGGCCCTCCGCCGCGGACCGGTCGGCCGCGAACACGACGCGGTGGGACTCGTAGGCGGCGGCCATGTCGGTGAGGGGCATGGAGCCGCCGCTTCGGATGCTGTCCGCGAAGGCCTGGAACTGGGGCTCGTAAGGGTGATCCTGCACGTCGCCCGAATCGATCAGCGAGGTCTCGAGGGTGCTCCACCGGCTTCGGTCCATCCCCCGGATCTTTTCGGAGTAGAACCGGTTGTCCAGCAGGCTGCCCTTGCTGCCCACCAGGTGTACGTGGAAATAGTAGGGTTGCAGGCAGTCGATACAGGAGGTCACCTTGCCGACCCGGCTTCCGCCCTCGAATTTCAGCATGGAAACGCTGGTCGTGTCGTACTCGTACGGCGCGAAGTGGGGGCTTGAAGACTTGGTGTTGTAGCTGGTGACTTCCTCCACCGTGCCGTCCATGAAGAACAACAGGGCGTCGAGGGCGTGGCAGCCGGCCGTCAGCAGGCTGGTCCCCCCCATGGCCTTCTTCACGTTCCAGTCGTACTGCCCGTACCACGGTCCGATG
The window above is part of the Gemmatimonadota bacterium genome. Proteins encoded here:
- the rlmN gene encoding 23S rRNA (adenine(2503)-C(2))-methyltransferase RlmN, whose amino-acid sequence is MTRRKTKNQADRKTKGGKPEGRKPEGRKPDGRKPELRGLTLPEISRIVAEMNEPAYRAGQIASWVYKKAAGSFDEMTNLSKSLRTELADRACLNPLTPIRKSKSRHGPTTKYLFELQDGQKVETVLIGGSRRNTLCISTQVGCAIGCRFCASGLEGLVRNMTSAEIVDQVVQVKKQVMLAGDDRPINNIVVMGMGEPLANYRPVLRAVRIINADWGLGIGARKITLSTSGLVPKIYQLAEEKIQFELSVSLHAADDRTRTSIVPINRRYPLKQLMRACRHYTGTTDRIITYEYVLLKGVNDRFQDAENLVKLLKKDKCKLNLIPYNPVQGLPYETPDEHRRTAFADALRAGGLQLTIRRERGRDIDAACGQLRLAESRRSR
- a CDS encoding inorganic phosphate transporter, encoding MGGDFTLYLAVALGLYMAFSIGANDVANAMGTSVGSKALTIKQAILIAGVLEFLGAFLVGGQVTKTVRGGILDPQISAAAPELIVYGMLAALMAAGTWLVVASRLGWPVSTTHSIVGAIAGFGIVAFGFNVVQWDQLTQIVASWVVSPLLCGILAYLIFSAIKWTILRHSDPVRRTRKWAPLYIFSVVVVISLVTLFKGLQNVDLDLTLAESLLWSGVLGIFAVIAGHFLLGMIGNRSGTEAMDTSSGDGQMAIVEKMFGVLQIMSACAVAFAHGSNDVANAIGPLAAVVNISQSGVVNPESPVPSWLLLVGGIGIVIGLATMGYRVMATIGTKITELTPTRGYSAEFAAAITIVLASRLGLPISTTQTLVGGVMGVGLAQGVKALDLSILGRIAASWIITVPVGALLAIIFFYVFRAIL
- a CDS encoding CPBP family intramembrane metalloprotease, with translation MNEPPLDAVDPEEIQPRPRLAFTLASTALVLGAYLMLQVAVTVVLIAVLDLDPTERMGDLIAVGVILSAIPCTFLLLLILDRPGRARGMDPRTWLALQPVRDSTVLAWVVFAFVLLQLADLITVEFGRSPVPPVMESVIETTRYTALLWFALVIAAPVFEEALFRGFLYTGLRRTKLGAGGTIVVTTLLWTMLHAAQYDQFFLTLIALIGILLGIAREYTGSLYVPLAIHGVNNLLSTLQMTEERDALVNALF
- a CDS encoding TonB-dependent receptor; protein product: MTAQYARRGMGDTMIRISGNKPATFVLRSIALFCFMAAFLMVTAQQTLAQESAEETATGEEQSTSAEQQLPELPIVLEEELESMTVVGARTQPRTITESTVPIDVIQVEEFIQQGGSDLADLMRNVVPSYNVNTQPISDAGTIVRPANLRSLAPDQVLVLVNGKRRHRGAVINWYANAVAEGAQGPDLAAIPSIALERVEVLRDGASAQYGSDAIAGVLNFQLKNNYDGFNLETKVGSFQDGSGRFLGDGELFLIAGNVGVGHEDAWLSLSAEYGNSSESVRSVQTASGRALIAAGNLEIANPETFWGQPFVRDDLKIFANFGAAIGDDLEFFGHANYASKEVDGGFYFRNPHTRGGVYQGPVVTIDGVDRATLLVGDLDGLGQGSECAPVPIINDRPDQEAWLRVRDDPNCFSFLKMFPGGFTPRFGAFASDESVVLGIRGRAATLLRWELSAAYGRNEADYFIYNTVNASMGPDTPTYFDPGSYVQSEVNLNFDMTYPVGNNLVLAAGLERRTETFELVEGQIESYLIGQPLASQGFTPATNGFAGFSKVAAGSWDRSNNAVYLEGGLTPTDRWLLDLAVRAEDFEDFGTTTNYKVATNFSLTDEVKLRGSASTGFRAPTPGQQNAFNITTEFDLELNDLVNNGTVPSNSRAAELKGGKPLDAEKSVNISAGLVFDLGTVSATIDYFDIRVRDRLTVSQNFELTDEERAQLIAEGITSAAGLQGFQFFTNDFDSANRGIDVVISAPVGTGTMSLAYNYTSSEVTDHNPEILDATQIKALEEGLPRQRGNLTLTQPLADNWNALGRASYFGSWYDFRDGETYDGKVLVDLESTIRFNDDRSRITVGAQNILNTYPDENPHAAGGPSGGPGNKYSQYSPFGFGGAFWYVKYGFSL